In the genome of Dickeya fangzhongdai, one region contains:
- a CDS encoding DASS family sodium-coupled anion symporter, whose amino-acid sequence MKTKTAYGLNWLALLIIMIVAAFFWQLTPPSGLKPAAWHSAVLFVATIISIVANVLPIGAIGIISITLFALTYAAGDTSASASIQTALSDLNSSLIWLIVVAFMIARGFIKTGLGRRIALQMIRLLGKRTLGLAYGLAFADLVLSPAMPSNTARCGGVIYPIADSLARSFDSKPEDASRSKIGTFLVTCIGNVNDVTAALFMTGYTGNLLAVKLAANAGVTITWGSWFVAAVVPCVISLLLVPLCVYMLAKPEIRHTPDAPKLAITELEKMGRMSRGEWLMAATVVILLVLWIFGDLLGIDATTASFVGLSFLLLTGVLSWEDIKSEKGAWDTLIWFAALLMMANQLKKLGFTTWFGDLIGSSIGHLMQDTSWVLVLLLLNAAYFYTHYFFASGNAQIAALYAVFLGVGINLHIPAAPMALMLAFTSSLYCSLTQYTHARGPILFGAGYVPTAVWWRTGFVISLINQAIFMSAGLLWWKVIGLY is encoded by the coding sequence ATGAAGACAAAAACCGCATATGGCCTGAACTGGCTGGCGCTGCTTATCATCATGATTGTGGCCGCCTTTTTCTGGCAACTGACGCCCCCATCCGGGCTGAAACCCGCCGCCTGGCACTCCGCCGTACTGTTCGTCGCCACCATCATCAGCATCGTGGCGAACGTGCTGCCGATCGGCGCCATCGGTATCATCAGCATTACGCTGTTCGCCCTCACCTACGCCGCCGGCGACACCAGCGCCAGCGCCTCCATCCAGACCGCGTTGAGCGACCTCAACAGTTCGCTGATCTGGTTGATTGTAGTAGCATTCATGATTGCCCGCGGTTTTATCAAAACCGGGTTGGGCCGTCGCATCGCCTTACAAATGATCCGCCTGTTGGGTAAACGCACGCTAGGGCTGGCTTACGGTCTGGCGTTCGCCGACCTGGTGCTGTCGCCCGCCATGCCCAGCAACACCGCCCGCTGCGGCGGGGTGATTTACCCGATTGCCGACTCGCTGGCGCGCAGCTTCGACTCCAAACCGGAAGACGCCTCCCGCAGCAAGATCGGCACCTTTCTGGTGACCTGTATCGGCAACGTCAACGACGTCACCGCCGCACTGTTCATGACCGGCTACACCGGTAACCTGCTGGCGGTGAAACTGGCGGCCAACGCCGGCGTCACCATCACCTGGGGCAGTTGGTTTGTCGCAGCGGTCGTACCTTGCGTGATTTCTCTACTGCTGGTGCCGCTGTGCGTTTATATGCTGGCGAAACCAGAAATCCGTCATACGCCGGACGCGCCGAAACTGGCGATCACCGAACTGGAAAAAATGGGGCGCATGTCGCGCGGCGAATGGCTGATGGCGGCCACCGTGGTAATTCTGCTGGTGCTGTGGATTTTCGGCGATCTGCTGGGCATCGACGCCACCACCGCCTCTTTTGTCGGCCTCTCCTTCCTGCTGCTGACCGGCGTATTAAGCTGGGAAGACATCAAGAGCGAGAAAGGCGCATGGGATACGCTGATCTGGTTCGCCGCGCTGCTGATGATGGCTAACCAGTTGAAGAAACTGGGTTTCACTACCTGGTTTGGCGACCTGATCGGCAGCAGCATCGGTCACCTGATGCAGGACACCAGTTGGGTACTGGTGTTGCTGTTGCTCAACGCCGCCTACTTCTACACCCATTACTTCTTCGCCAGCGGCAACGCCCAAATCGCGGCGTTGTACGCGGTGTTCCTCGGCGTGGGCATTAACCTGCACATCCCGGCGGCGCCGATGGCGCTGATGCTGGCGTTCACCAGCAGCCTGTACTGCTCGCTGACCCAGTACACCCACGCCCGCGGCCCGATTCTGTTCGGCGCCGGCTACGTGCCCACCGCCGTCTGGTGGCGTACCGGCTTTGTCATCAGCCTGATCAATCAGGCGATCTTCATGTCCGCCGGTCTATTGTGGTGGAAGGTGATCGGGCTTTACTAA
- a CDS encoding Na/Pi cotransporter family protein — protein sequence MLTLLHLLSAIALLVWGTHIVRTGIMRVYGARLRRTISDSVSRKPLAFLAGIGVTALVQSSNATALLTISFVSQGLIALAPALVIILGADVGTALMVRVLTFDLSWLSPLLIFLGVIFFLSCKQTRVGQLGRIAIGLGLILLALELIVESATPITQTAGVKVLFSSLTGDVMLDALVGAVFAIVSYSSLAAVLLTATLTASHVISLDVALCLVIGANLGSGILALANASAQGPAARQVALGSMFFKLIGCMPALPAIGYLADWMEAVPLPDEERVIYFHLFYNLARCLLLLPFAGRMAELCGNLVRVEPDLDPRLRPRHLDVSALDTPTLALANAARETLRIGDVIEQMLKMFQGALRGDRQQVREIRRLDDDVDVLYNAIKLYLAQIEKAGLHERDSRRWAEVIEMALNLEQAGDIIERVVCDLDAHAPDGLRGFSTAGRDELNALYEQLLNNLRLGMSVFLSSDVTSARRLRRAKHRFRILNRRYSHAHVDRLHHQNVQSLETSSLHLGLLGDMNRLNSLFCAVAYNVLMVTEEEDEGREESSVSM from the coding sequence GTGTTGACGCTGCTGCATTTATTGTCCGCCATCGCGCTGCTGGTCTGGGGGACGCATATTGTTCGTACCGGGATTATGCGGGTGTACGGCGCCCGTCTGCGGCGAACGATCAGCGATAGCGTAAGCCGTAAGCCGCTGGCCTTTCTCGCCGGCATCGGTGTGACCGCGCTGGTGCAGAGCAGCAACGCCACCGCGCTGCTCACGATCTCTTTTGTCTCGCAAGGGTTGATTGCGCTGGCGCCGGCGCTGGTGATTATCCTGGGCGCGGATGTCGGCACCGCGCTGATGGTGCGAGTCCTGACGTTTGATCTCTCCTGGCTGTCGCCGTTACTGATTTTCCTCGGGGTTATCTTTTTCCTCAGTTGCAAGCAGACCCGCGTCGGACAGTTGGGGCGGATTGCCATCGGTCTGGGGCTGATTCTGCTGGCGCTGGAATTGATTGTGGAATCGGCGACGCCGATCACCCAGACCGCCGGGGTTAAGGTGCTGTTTTCCTCGCTGACTGGCGATGTGATGCTGGATGCGCTGGTCGGGGCGGTGTTCGCCATTGTGAGTTATTCCAGCCTGGCGGCGGTGCTGCTGACCGCCACCCTGACCGCCAGCCATGTGATTTCCCTGGATGTGGCGTTGTGTCTGGTGATCGGTGCCAATCTGGGCAGCGGCATTCTGGCGCTGGCGAACGCCAGCGCACAAGGCCCGGCGGCGCGGCAGGTGGCGCTGGGGAGCATGTTCTTCAAACTGATTGGCTGTATGCCGGCGCTGCCGGCGATAGGTTATCTGGCGGATTGGATGGAGGCGGTGCCGTTGCCGGATGAGGAACGGGTGATTTATTTCCACCTGTTTTACAACCTGGCGCGCTGTCTGCTGTTGTTGCCATTTGCCGGACGAATGGCGGAGCTGTGCGGCAATCTGGTGCGGGTTGAACCGGATCTCGATCCGCGGTTGCGACCCCGCCATCTGGATGTCAGCGCGTTGGATACACCGACGCTGGCGCTGGCTAACGCGGCGCGGGAGACGCTGCGCATCGGCGATGTGATCGAACAGATGCTGAAAATGTTTCAGGGCGCGCTGCGGGGTGACCGCCAGCAGGTGCGAGAGATCCGTAGACTGGATGACGACGTGGACGTGCTCTACAACGCCATCAAGCTCTATCTGGCGCAGATTGAAAAGGCCGGGTTGCATGAACGTGATTCCCGGCGCTGGGCGGAGGTGATTGAGATGGCGCTCAATCTGGAACAGGCCGGCGATATTATCGAGCGGGTGGTTTGCGATCTTGACGCGCATGCGCCAGATGGGCTGCGCGGTTTTTCGACCGCCGGGCGCGACGAGCTTAATGCATTGTACGAACAACTGTTGAACAACCTGCGACTGGGAATGTCGGTGTTCCTGTCGTCGGATGTGACCAGCGCCAGACGGCTGCGCCGCGCCAAACACCGTTTTCGTATTCTGAACCGGCGCTACTCCCACGCGCATGTCGACAGGTTGCATCATCAGAATGTGCAGAGTCTGGAAACCAGTTCGCTGCATCTCGGGTTGCTGGGCGATATGAACCGACTGAATTCGTTGTTTTGCGCGGTCGCCTACAACGTGCTGATGGTGACGGAAGAAGAAGACGAAGGGAGGGAAGAGTCCTCGGTTTCCATGTAA
- the lysC gene encoding lysine-sensitive aspartokinase 3, whose amino-acid sequence MSANTENSLIIAKFGGTSVADFDAMNRSADIVLSDSQVRVVVLSASAGVTNLLVALAEGLPPAERTEHLEKIRQIQHAILNRLGQPAVIREEIDRMLDNVARLSEAAALATSNALTDELVSHGELMSTLLFVEILRERNVAAEWFDVRKIMRTNDRFGRAEPDCDALGELTRSQLAPRLAQGLVITQGFIGSEAKGRTTTLGRGGSDYTAALLGEALNAGRIDIWTDVPGIYTTDPRVVPSAHRIDQITFEEAAEMATFGAKVLHPATLLPAVRSDIPVFVGSSKDPAAGGTLVCNKTDNPPLFRALALRRKQTLLTLHSLNMLHARGFLAEVFSILARHNISVDLITTSEVNVALTLDTTGSTSTGDSLLSSALLTELSSLCRVEVEENMSLVALIGNKLSQACGVGKEVFGVLEPFNIRLICYGASSHNLCFLVPSSDAEQVVQTLHRNLFE is encoded by the coding sequence ATGTCTGCTAACACTGAGAACTCACTGATTATCGCCAAATTCGGCGGCACCAGCGTCGCTGATTTCGACGCCATGAACCGCAGCGCCGACATCGTGCTGTCCGACTCGCAGGTACGGGTGGTGGTGCTGTCCGCCTCCGCCGGCGTGACCAACCTGCTGGTGGCGCTGGCGGAAGGCTTGCCGCCGGCTGAGCGCACCGAGCATCTGGAAAAAATCCGCCAGATCCAACACGCCATCCTCAACCGACTGGGCCAGCCGGCCGTCATCCGTGAAGAGATCGACCGCATGCTGGACAACGTGGCCCGCCTGTCGGAAGCGGCGGCGCTGGCGACGTCCAACGCCCTGACCGATGAGCTGGTCAGCCACGGCGAACTGATGTCCACCCTGCTGTTTGTGGAAATTTTGCGCGAGCGCAACGTCGCCGCCGAATGGTTCGACGTGCGTAAAATCATGCGCACCAACGACCGCTTCGGCCGCGCCGAACCAGACTGCGACGCGCTGGGCGAACTGACCCGCAGCCAGCTTGCGCCGCGTCTGGCGCAGGGGCTAGTCATCACCCAGGGCTTCATCGGCAGCGAAGCCAAAGGCCGCACCACCACGCTGGGCCGCGGCGGTAGCGATTACACCGCCGCCCTGCTGGGCGAAGCGCTGAACGCCGGCCGCATCGACATCTGGACCGACGTTCCCGGCATCTACACCACCGACCCGCGCGTGGTGCCGTCCGCACACCGCATCGACCAGATTACCTTTGAAGAAGCGGCCGAAATGGCGACTTTCGGCGCCAAGGTGCTGCACCCGGCCACGCTGCTGCCCGCCGTGCGCAGCGACATTCCGGTGTTCGTCGGCTCCAGCAAAGACCCGGCGGCCGGCGGCACGTTGGTATGCAACAAGACCGACAATCCGCCGCTGTTCCGCGCGCTGGCGCTGCGCCGTAAGCAGACGCTGCTGACCCTGCACAGCCTCAACATGCTGCACGCGCGCGGTTTTCTGGCGGAAGTGTTCAGCATTCTGGCCCGCCACAATATTTCGGTGGACCTGATCACCACCTCTGAAGTCAACGTGGCGCTGACGCTGGACACCACCGGCTCTACCTCGACCGGCGACAGCCTGCTGTCCAGCGCGCTGCTGACCGAACTGTCCTCGCTGTGCCGGGTGGAAGTGGAAGAGAACATGTCGCTGGTGGCGCTGATCGGCAACAAGCTGTCGCAAGCCTGCGGCGTCGGTAAAGAGGTGTTCGGGGTGCTGGAACCATTCAACATCCGCCTCATCTGTTACGGCGCCAGCAGCCATAACCTGTGCTTCCTGGTGCCGTCCAGCGATGCCGAACAGGTGGTCCAGACGCTGCACCGCAATCTGTTCGAATAA
- a CDS encoding methyl-accepting chemotaxis protein, producing MANPREIVELSHHIRKIANNKIADIDHINRETTFLALNALIEAARAGEAGRGFAVVASQVKHVASLINQITTDLNQELAGPLSKLTELGDNMISRLHEHESGRHVDQALNMIDIIDRNLYERSCDVRWWATDTAVVACAAHPGQAEKQYASHRLSVILSSYTVYLDLWITDLNGTVLANGRGQDYDVTGRNVSDLPIFRQAKATKNGTDYAAADIQKIALLRNAAVATYATAIRENGDEHGRPVGVLLIFFDWAPQAATVVRNVRLTAQEWRHTRCLIVDSASRVIASSDDATPLGEHFPLRTEGKAAGYYKTDGRTLSFALTPGYESYQGLGWYGVIEQRTDM from the coding sequence ATGGCAAATCCTCGTGAAATTGTAGAGCTCAGTCATCACATACGAAAAATCGCCAATAACAAGATTGCCGATATCGACCACATCAACCGGGAAACCACATTTCTTGCCCTGAATGCCTTGATTGAGGCGGCACGCGCCGGAGAGGCGGGAAGAGGATTTGCGGTGGTCGCCAGCCAGGTTAAACACGTAGCGTCGCTGATTAACCAAATCACCACCGACCTCAATCAGGAACTGGCGGGACCGCTGTCAAAGCTGACAGAACTGGGCGACAACATGATTTCCCGGCTGCACGAGCATGAAAGCGGGCGCCACGTCGATCAGGCGCTGAACATGATCGACATCATCGATCGCAACCTGTACGAGCGCTCCTGCGACGTGCGCTGGTGGGCGACGGACACCGCAGTGGTCGCCTGCGCCGCTCATCCGGGGCAGGCCGAAAAGCAGTACGCTTCGCATCGGCTATCGGTCATTCTGTCGAGCTATACCGTTTATCTGGACCTGTGGATTACCGACCTGAACGGTACGGTACTGGCGAACGGACGCGGGCAGGATTACGACGTCACCGGCCGCAACGTCTCCGACCTGCCTATTTTCCGGCAGGCGAAAGCGACGAAAAACGGCACGGACTATGCGGCGGCGGATATCCAGAAAATCGCGCTGCTACGTAATGCGGCGGTAGCGACCTACGCCACGGCGATTCGTGAGAACGGCGACGAGCATGGCCGCCCGGTTGGCGTATTGCTGATTTTCTTCGACTGGGCGCCGCAGGCCGCGACGGTGGTTCGAAATGTGCGCCTGACGGCTCAGGAGTGGCGGCATACGCGCTGTCTGATTGTGGATTCCGCATCGCGCGTCATCGCCAGTTCCGATGACGCGACCCCGCTGGGAGAACACTTTCCGTTACGGACTGAAGGAAAGGCGGCCGGGTACTATAAAACCGACGGCCGAACCCTGTCTTTCGCGCTGACGCCGGGTTACGAAAGCTATCAGGGCCTGGGCTGGTACGGCGTGATCGAACAGCGAACGGACATGTAG
- the metH gene encoding methionine synthase: MANRLQALQQQLAQRIMILDGGMGTMIQSYRLQEEDYRGERFADWQCDLKGNNDLLVLSKPEVITAIHNDYLAAGADILETNTFNATRIAMADYEMEALSAEINTVAARLARACADEWMARTPERPRYVAGVLGPTNRTASISPDVNDPAYRNVSFDQLVEAYRESTRALVEGGVDIILIETIFDTLNAKAAIFAVETEFEALGVTLPVMISGTITDASGRTLSGQTTEAFYNSLRHARPLSFGLNCALGPDELRQYVAELSRIAECYVTAHPNAGLPNAFGEYDLDADEMARQIGEWAQSGFLNIIGGCCGTTPEHIAAMVKAVDGVAPRALPTLPVACRLSGLEPLNIGDDTLFVNVGERTNVTGSAKFKRLIKEEKYNEALDVARQQVESGAQIIDINMDEGMLNAEAAMVRFLNLIAGEPDIARVPIMIDSSKWDVVEAGLKCIQGKGIVNSISMKEGVEAFVHHARLVRRYGAAVVVMAFDEVGQADTRARKIEICRRAYQILTEEVGFPPEDIIFDPNIFAVATGIDEHNNYAVDFIEACADIKAQLPHALISGGVSNVSFSFRGNEPVREAIHAVFLYYAIRNGMDMGIVNAGQLAIYDDLPAELRDAVEDVILNRRDDGTERLLAVAEKYRGSKSDDDSNKGEAEWRGWPVRKRLEYALVKGITEFIEQDTEEARAQSTRPIEVIEGPLMDGMNVVGDLFGAGKMFLPQVVKSARVMKQAVAYLEPFIQASKEQGSSAGKILLATVKGDVHDIGKNIVGVVLQCNNYEIIDLGVMVPTDKILKTAREENVDIIGLSGLITPSLDEMVNVAKEMERQGFTLPLLIGGATTSKAHTAVKIEQNYSGPTVYVQNASRSVGVVSALLSDSQRDDFVARIRKEYETVRIQHGRKKPRTPPVALGVARDNAMPIDWESYTPPVAHRLGVQPVSAGIETLRNYIDWTPFFMTWSLAGKYPNILEDEVVGEEAKRLFADANAMLDTLSASGTLNPRGVVGLFPANRVGDDIEIYTDERRTEVLVVSHHLRQQTEKTDFPNYCLADFVAPKTSGKPDYFGAFAVTGGLEEDELATQWEAQHDDYNKIMLKALADRLAEAFAEYLHERVRKVHWGYAPNENLGNDELIRENYQGIRPAPGYPACPDHTEKATIWQLLDVDNTVGMKLTESYAMWPGASVSGWYFSHPDSKYFAVAQIQRDQVEDYAARKSLPIDEVERWLAPNLGYDAD; the protein is encoded by the coding sequence ATGGCAAATCGGTTACAGGCATTACAGCAGCAGCTGGCGCAACGCATTATGATTCTGGACGGCGGCATGGGCACCATGATCCAGAGCTACCGCCTGCAGGAAGAAGATTACCGCGGCGAACGTTTTGCCGACTGGCAGTGCGACCTGAAAGGCAATAACGACTTGCTGGTGCTGAGTAAACCGGAGGTGATCACCGCCATTCATAACGATTATCTGGCGGCGGGCGCGGATATTCTGGAAACCAACACCTTCAACGCCACCCGCATCGCTATGGCTGACTACGAGATGGAAGCGCTGTCGGCGGAAATCAATACCGTCGCCGCCCGGCTGGCGCGGGCCTGTGCCGACGAGTGGATGGCGCGTACGCCGGAGCGCCCGCGCTATGTCGCCGGGGTGCTGGGGCCGACCAACCGCACCGCGTCGATCTCGCCGGACGTCAATGACCCGGCGTACCGTAATGTTAGCTTCGACCAACTGGTGGAAGCATACCGCGAATCGACCCGCGCGCTGGTTGAAGGCGGCGTTGATATCATCCTGATCGAAACCATTTTCGACACCCTGAACGCCAAAGCCGCCATTTTTGCGGTAGAAACCGAATTCGAAGCGCTGGGCGTCACGCTGCCGGTGATGATCTCCGGCACCATTACCGATGCCTCCGGCCGTACTCTGTCCGGCCAGACTACCGAAGCGTTTTATAACTCGCTACGTCACGCCCGGCCGCTGTCGTTCGGTCTTAACTGTGCGCTGGGGCCGGACGAACTGCGTCAGTACGTGGCGGAACTGTCGCGCATCGCCGAGTGCTATGTGACCGCACACCCCAACGCCGGGTTGCCGAATGCCTTCGGCGAATACGATCTGGATGCGGACGAGATGGCGCGCCAGATTGGCGAGTGGGCGCAGTCCGGCTTCCTGAACATTATCGGCGGATGCTGCGGCACCACGCCTGAGCATATCGCCGCGATGGTTAAGGCCGTCGACGGCGTGGCGCCGCGCGCGTTGCCGACGCTGCCGGTGGCCTGCCGCCTGTCCGGGCTGGAGCCGCTGAACATCGGCGACGACACGCTGTTCGTTAACGTCGGCGAACGCACCAACGTCACCGGTTCCGCCAAATTTAAGCGTCTGATCAAAGAAGAAAAGTACAACGAGGCGTTGGACGTAGCGCGTCAACAGGTAGAAAGCGGCGCGCAGATCATCGACATCAACATGGACGAGGGCATGCTCAACGCCGAAGCGGCGATGGTGCGTTTCCTCAACCTGATCGCCGGCGAGCCGGATATCGCCCGGGTGCCGATCATGATCGACTCCTCCAAGTGGGACGTGGTGGAAGCCGGGCTGAAGTGTATTCAGGGCAAGGGCATCGTCAACTCGATTTCGATGAAAGAAGGCGTGGAGGCCTTTGTGCATCACGCCCGGCTGGTGCGCCGTTACGGCGCCGCCGTGGTGGTGATGGCGTTTGATGAAGTGGGGCAGGCGGATACCCGCGCGCGCAAGATTGAGATTTGCCGCCGCGCCTACCAGATCCTGACCGAAGAAGTCGGTTTCCCGCCGGAAGACATCATTTTCGACCCGAACATTTTTGCCGTCGCTACCGGTATTGATGAGCACAACAATTATGCGGTGGACTTTATCGAGGCCTGCGCCGACATCAAAGCACAACTGCCGCATGCGCTGATTTCCGGCGGCGTGTCCAACGTGTCGTTCTCGTTTCGCGGCAACGAGCCGGTACGCGAGGCGATTCATGCCGTGTTCCTGTATTACGCCATCCGCAACGGCATGGACATGGGCATCGTCAACGCCGGTCAGCTGGCGATCTACGATGATTTACCCGCCGAGCTGCGCGACGCGGTGGAAGACGTGATTCTCAACCGGCGCGACGACGGCACCGAACGGCTGCTGGCGGTTGCCGAGAAATACCGCGGTAGTAAGTCCGACGACGACAGCAACAAAGGCGAGGCCGAATGGCGCGGCTGGCCGGTGAGAAAACGGCTGGAATACGCGCTGGTCAAAGGCATCACCGAGTTTATCGAGCAGGACACCGAAGAGGCGCGGGCGCAGTCGACTCGCCCTATCGAAGTGATCGAGGGGCCGCTGATGGACGGCATGAACGTGGTCGGCGACCTGTTCGGCGCCGGCAAAATGTTCCTGCCGCAGGTGGTGAAGTCGGCGCGAGTGATGAAACAGGCGGTGGCGTATCTGGAACCGTTCATTCAGGCCAGCAAAGAGCAGGGCTCCAGCGCCGGCAAGATCCTGCTGGCGACGGTGAAGGGCGACGTACACGACATCGGCAAGAACATCGTCGGCGTGGTATTGCAGTGCAACAACTATGAAATTATCGATCTGGGCGTGATGGTGCCGACCGACAAGATCCTCAAGACCGCGCGCGAGGAGAACGTCGATATCATCGGCCTGTCGGGGCTGATTACCCCGTCGCTGGATGAAATGGTCAACGTCGCCAAAGAGATGGAGCGCCAGGGCTTTACGCTGCCGTTGCTGATCGGCGGCGCCACCACTTCCAAGGCGCACACCGCGGTGAAGATCGAACAGAACTACAGCGGCCCGACGGTATACGTGCAGAATGCGTCGCGCTCGGTGGGCGTGGTGTCGGCGCTGCTGTCGGACAGCCAGCGCGACGACTTTGTGGCGCGCATTCGTAAGGAATACGAAACGGTGCGCATTCAGCATGGTCGCAAAAAACCGCGCACGCCGCCGGTGGCGTTGGGCGTGGCGCGCGACAACGCCATGCCGATCGACTGGGAAAGCTATACGCCGCCGGTGGCGCATCGCCTCGGCGTACAGCCGGTTTCCGCCGGCATCGAGACATTGCGTAACTACATCGACTGGACGCCATTCTTTATGACCTGGTCGCTGGCGGGCAAATACCCCAACATTCTTGAAGATGAAGTGGTGGGTGAGGAGGCCAAACGCCTGTTTGCCGACGCCAACGCCATGCTGGATACCCTGTCGGCCAGCGGCACCTTGAACCCGCGCGGGGTGGTGGGGCTGTTCCCGGCCAACCGGGTGGGCGATGACATCGAAATCTATACCGACGAGCGTCGTACCGAGGTGCTGGTCGTCAGCCATCATCTGCGCCAGCAAACCGAAAAGACCGATTTTCCCAACTACTGTCTGGCGGATTTTGTCGCGCCGAAAACCAGCGGCAAACCGGATTATTTCGGCGCGTTCGCGGTGACCGGCGGGTTGGAAGAAGACGAGCTGGCGACGCAGTGGGAAGCGCAGCACGACGACTACAACAAGATCATGCTCAAAGCGCTGGCGGACCGGCTGGCGGAAGCGTTCGCCGAATACCTGCACGAGCGGGTGCGCAAGGTCCACTGGGGCTATGCGCCGAACGAGAACCTCGGCAATGACGAGCTGATCCGCGAGAACTATCAGGGCATCCGACCGGCGCCGGGCTACCCGGCCTGTCCGGACCACACCGAAAAAGCGACCATCTGGCAACTGCTGGACGTGGACAATACCGTCGGCATGAAACTCACCGAGTCCTACGCCATGTGGCCGGGCGCGTCGGTGTCCGGCTGGTACTTCAGCCACCCGGACAGCAAGTATTTCGCCGTGGCGCAAATTCAGCGCGACCAGGTGGAAGACTACGCCGCTCGTAAATCGTTGCCGATCGACGAGGTGGAGCGCTGGCTGGCGCCGAATCTGGGGTATGATGCGGATTGA
- a CDS encoding AAA family ATPase, whose product MIHELSLANVGPASTMHLTFGNRLNLLTGDNGLGKSFLLDIIWWALTRRWPAEVNPKLAAGKKALPAFGLAGEEASIAFSFAGKVKTERYESHYESTYARREQSWTGRAGRPTNPGLVLYAMADGSFAVWDPHRNYWRTQDGIDVQERVPAYVLNPTEVWDGLPGDERSWLCNGLIRDIASWQKEKGAAFKHLNAVLKVLSPSITEVLSLGELTRISLDDVREIPTLRMPYQKDVPVLHASSGMRRILALAYFLVWAWEEHQRAASIVGEDVSPQITFLIDEVESHLHPSWQRSIVPALLKVMGKLNAKAQVQLITTTHSPLVMTSVEPLFDGSRDAWFDLDFLNGAVVLERREFEKHGDVTNWLTSEAFDLKSGRPLEYERLVEDAAKLLNKSDASEKELDAMYQQLLAALDVKDEFLFRWRFIRGKKANPEQNNKKIKKGRKDDSGGVTGGA is encoded by the coding sequence ATGATCCATGAACTTAGCCTTGCCAATGTTGGGCCCGCCAGCACCATGCATCTCACATTTGGCAATCGGCTCAACCTGTTAACCGGCGATAATGGTCTGGGAAAGAGTTTTTTACTGGATATTATTTGGTGGGCGCTGACTCGCCGATGGCCCGCAGAGGTGAATCCTAAACTGGCCGCTGGCAAAAAAGCGCTCCCTGCGTTCGGCCTGGCAGGTGAAGAGGCAAGTATTGCTTTTTCATTTGCCGGTAAGGTCAAGACTGAACGTTATGAAAGCCATTACGAGAGTACCTATGCCCGACGTGAGCAGAGCTGGACTGGCCGTGCCGGTCGGCCGACCAACCCTGGACTGGTGCTGTATGCGATGGCGGATGGCAGCTTTGCGGTGTGGGATCCGCACCGTAATTACTGGCGCACGCAGGATGGCATTGATGTGCAGGAGCGGGTTCCGGCCTATGTGTTAAACCCGACTGAAGTGTGGGATGGTTTGCCGGGTGACGAACGCTCCTGGCTCTGTAACGGGTTGATCCGTGATATTGCCAGTTGGCAAAAAGAGAAAGGCGCGGCGTTCAAACATCTTAATGCCGTGCTGAAGGTGCTTTCCCCCTCGATAACCGAAGTGCTCTCGCTGGGGGAACTGACCCGCATCAGTCTGGATGACGTACGTGAAATACCGACCCTCAGGATGCCTTACCAAAAAGATGTGCCTGTGCTCCATGCGTCTTCGGGAATGCGGCGTATTCTGGCGCTGGCTTATTTTTTGGTATGGGCCTGGGAGGAACACCAGCGAGCCGCCAGTATTGTGGGGGAAGACGTCAGCCCTCAGATTACGTTCCTGATTGATGAAGTTGAGTCTCATCTTCATCCCAGTTGGCAGCGCAGTATTGTTCCCGCTTTGCTGAAAGTGATGGGAAAGCTGAACGCCAAAGCACAGGTGCAGTTGATCACTACCACGCATTCTCCGCTGGTGATGACCTCGGTAGAGCCATTATTTGATGGCTCACGAGATGCATGGTTTGATCTGGATTTTCTAAATGGTGCGGTGGTGCTGGAGCGGCGTGAATTTGAAAAACACGGTGATGTGACCAACTGGCTGACGAGCGAGGCGTTCGATTTAAAAAGTGGCAGACCGCTGGAGTATGAGCGACTGGTTGAGGACGCGGCAAAGCTGCTGAATAAGTCTGATGCATCGGAAAAGGAGCTGGACGCGATGTATCAGCAGTTGCTGGCGGCTCTCGATGTTAAAGATGAGTTCCTGTTTCGCTGGCGGTTTATCCGTGGAAAAAAAGCAAACCCGGAGCAAAATAATAAGAAGATAAAAAAAGGACGCAAAGATGATTCCGGTGGTGTTACAGGCGGAGCCTGA